A portion of the Bacillus thuringiensis genome contains these proteins:
- a CDS encoding sulfotransferase family 2 domain-containing protein has protein sequence MFDPSLLHTISAHSRSPHYHRKFPIILFWSQKSGCTSLANWFFYQIDLLQTALSYSPFIHNFEYDIYKSTPAYSVRLGVALREKQKETFKLVRNPYRRAVSSFVSLIGPPYMENPEWKPIRKFLYQDENSPKGISFKQFLYYLFMKGAHASDINPHFTQQYIAGEEEYVTNYIYLENFDQEMKKLEKRFELKTAPINEFSTSWHHQTPAMIYKGNFSEGDITDPLFPRHPTFESFYDTECIQLVQTIFQNDFDTYKYSKEYLY, from the coding sequence GTTTCCCATCATTCTATTTTGGAGTCAAAAAAGCGGTTGCACTTCTCTTGCCAATTGGTTCTTTTACCAGATTGATTTATTACAAACAGCTCTAAGTTATAGTCCTTTCATTCATAATTTTGAATACGATATATACAAAAGTACACCTGCCTATAGTGTACGACTAGGAGTAGCGTTACGAGAAAAACAAAAAGAAACGTTTAAACTTGTTCGTAATCCTTACAGGAGAGCAGTCAGTTCTTTCGTGTCCTTAATTGGACCTCCTTATATGGAAAATCCCGAATGGAAACCCATCCGAAAGTTTTTATATCAAGATGAAAATTCCCCCAAAGGGATCTCATTTAAACAATTTCTATACTATCTATTTATGAAAGGGGCTCACGCAAGTGATATTAACCCACATTTCACACAACAATATATAGCTGGTGAAGAAGAATATGTGACCAATTATATATACTTAGAAAACTTCGATCAGGAAATGAAAAAATTAGAAAAGCGTTTCGAATTAAAAACTGCACCAATAAATGAGTTCTCAACATCATGGCATCATCAAACTCCCGCCATGATTTATAAAGGGAATTTTAGCGAAGGCGATATTACTGATCCTTTATTTCCCCGTCATCCAACTTTTGAAAGCTTTTATGATACTGAATGTATACAACTCGTTCAAACAATATTTCAAAATGATTTCGACACATATAAATACAGCAAAGAATATCTATACTAA